Proteins encoded in a region of the Nitrospira sp. genome:
- a CDS encoding DUF86 domain-containing protein: MSFEPRDYLRHILVEVEYLLDQSQSLTYERFAADETLRRAFVRSLEIIGEAVKNLPQEFRASHPTVEWRPIAQMRDRLIHGYFGVDYQLVWDVVYEKLPGLKRNIQRIIDSQQA, from the coding sequence ATGTCCTTCGAGCCGCGTGACTATCTGCGGCATATTCTCGTGGAGGTCGAGTACCTCCTCGATCAGAGTCAGAGTCTGACCTATGAGCGTTTTGCAGCTGATGAGACGTTGCGACGTGCGTTCGTGCGCAGCTTGGAAATTATCGGCGAAGCCGTGAAGAACCTGCCCCAGGAGTTCCGGGCATCGCATCCCACGGTTGAGTGGCGTCCGATTGCTCAGATGCGCGACCGCCTGATCCACGGTTACTTTGGGGTGGATTATCAGCTGGTATGGGACGTGGTGTACGAGAAACTTCCAGGATTGAAACGTAACATCCAACGGATCATTGATTCACAACAGGCCTAA
- a CDS encoding nucleotidyltransferase family protein translates to MSKISLTRDEAIRRLQTVESEIRRLGVRRLALFGSVLRNEARPDSDVDVLVEFALREKTFDRFMALADLLEDTLEHRVEVVTTESLSPFIGPHILAEAMDVLRAA, encoded by the coding sequence ATGAGCAAAATTTCCCTCACCCGTGACGAGGCGATCCGGCGGCTACAAACCGTTGAGTCCGAGATTCGGCGCCTCGGTGTTCGTCGGCTGGCGCTCTTCGGATCGGTGCTTCGCAACGAGGCTCGCCCCGACAGTGATGTTGATGTGCTTGTCGAGTTCGCTCTGAGAGAGAAGACCTTCGATCGCTTCATGGCGCTGGCGGATCTGCTCGAAGACACGTTGGAGCATCGGGTTGAAGTGGTCACCACTGAGTCACTCTCACCGTTTATTGGGCCGCACATCTTGGCCGAGGCAATGGATGTCCTTCGAGCCGCGTGA